From Bacteroidota bacterium, the proteins below share one genomic window:
- a CDS encoding T9SS type A sorting domain-containing protein has protein sequence MYRKLILFLIVYAVNPSFGQIIINSNNFPVGGLKINRGYSLATSTALGSPGSNQFYDFSSIIPVFHDTIKYYQASQTPWAAFHPGATIASAISGNGLTTVDYFSASSTAFRRTGQTLIGNFGGGLDTVHANYIPDDTLLSSNYTYGNIENTRAKATYINFLSTANLERTIIRSSFFDGWGSLQTPLNYYGDVLRMKGGEINYDTAFYFGTPIYTAADTQYYYKYYAKDIRHPVVVAHTDKNFNLQYLEYIFSPPVIAGCMDTMAQNYNPLANTPDGSCVYCNVAFTITSDTTICKGNTINLTVTGGNSYMWQDGSTSSTLSITPEHSSNYSVYVSNSSDCHALANVYVTVDEPVDAAFWTSHDTYYEGEVVQFVNLSTQASQYLWDFDEPPSGSSTLEYPLYTYVSSGLKNIVLIASNSCYADTSSAQITILEPSSLPNSAIDGSFSIFPNPGKEYFSISGKLNGCGIYEIIAIDLLGRTSVLASSAYHDSRLNSLVTTEKLPDGIYLIELRTAEQNIRFKWLKTK, from the coding sequence ATGTATCGAAAACTAATTCTGTTTCTGATTGTTTATGCTGTCAACCCCTCGTTCGGTCAGATTATAATTAACAGCAATAACTTTCCGGTGGGTGGACTAAAAATCAACCGCGGATATTCACTTGCGACCTCAACTGCTTTGGGAAGCCCCGGCAGTAATCAGTTTTATGATTTCTCGAGTATCATACCGGTTTTCCACGATACTATAAAATATTATCAGGCATCACAAACACCCTGGGCAGCGTTTCATCCGGGAGCAACCATAGCATCTGCCATTTCCGGTAACGGACTCACCACGGTAGATTATTTTTCGGCCAGCAGCACAGCATTCAGAAGAACCGGACAAACACTTATCGGCAATTTTGGCGGCGGATTGGATACTGTACATGCCAATTATATCCCTGATGACACCTTGCTTTCCAGTAATTATACGTATGGAAACATTGAAAACACACGTGCAAAAGCAACGTACATCAACTTTTTGTCGACGGCCAACCTGGAGAGAACAATAATCAGAAGCAGTTTCTTTGATGGCTGGGGTTCATTACAAACTCCTTTGAATTACTACGGCGATGTGCTTAGAATGAAGGGCGGCGAAATTAATTACGACACTGCATTTTACTTCGGAACACCTATATATACGGCTGCCGACACCCAATATTATTATAAGTATTATGCAAAAGATATCAGGCATCCGGTGGTAGTGGCACATACCGACAAGAATTTCAACCTTCAGTATCTGGAGTACATCTTCTCGCCTCCGGTTATTGCCGGTTGCATGGATACTATGGCGCAGAATTATAACCCACTGGCGAATACACCCGATGGAAGTTGTGTTTATTGTAATGTTGCGTTTACCATTACTTCTGATACAACCATATGTAAAGGCAACACAATAAATCTAACTGTAACCGGCGGGAACAGCTATATGTGGCAGGATGGCTCGACATCTTCAACATTATCAATAACACCGGAACACAGCAGTAATTACAGTGTTTATGTAAGCAACTCATCCGACTGCCACGCACTTGCCAATGTATATGTTACCGTAGATGAGCCGGTAGATGCGGCATTCTGGACATCTCACGACACCTATTATGAAGGTGAAGTCGTGCAATTTGTAAACCTGAGCACTCAAGCCTCGCAGTACTTATGGGATTTTGATGAACCACCTTCGGGTAGCAGCACACTGGAATATCCGCTGTACACCTACGTTTCATCGGGGTTAAAAAATATTGTACTGATTGCATCTAACAGCTGTTATGCAGACACAAGCAGCGCACAGATTACAATTCTGGAACCCTCATCACTGCCAAATTCAGCCATTGACGGCAGTTTTAGCATTTTCCCTAACCCCGGAAAGGAATATTTTAGTATTAGCGGAAAACTCAATGGTTGCGGTATCTATGAAATCATTGCAATTGATTTGCTGGGAAGAACGAGTGTTCTTGCCTCGTCGGCATATCATGACAGCAGGCTGAACAGCCTGGTAACAACAGAAAAACTTCCGGATGGGATATACCTCATTGAACTCAGGACTGCTGAACAGAATATCAGATTCAAATGGTTAAAAACGAAGTAA
- a CDS encoding CotH kinase family protein — translation MTKLIKLKIFVTAIFCIIVFNSKAQVVINEISPSNDSVVKDEDGDSPDWIELYNSGSSVINLGGYRISDNIAQPAKWVFPSGVSIQPSGFILLFASGKDRKKFFHHWETVVNADNLWHYTTPFTEPDSNWRILPGFNDAFWNQGIGGIGYGDGDDNTILTPPVTSVYMRRVFTITDTADIASAVFNMDYDDAFVAYINGVEIARSNIGVNGTPVPFNTPALSEHEAKMYTGGAADQFFLDEAFLKSFLRNGNNILAIQVHNVTSGSSDMTSLAWLSLGIKSASSNYGPVPAWFNLNSSSLHTNFKLAQNGGTLMLSNPSGTLLDQFTVGPIHTDNSYGRKPNGTSTYNYFKTPTPNASNNNVAGYNGYTADPVFSPDGGFFPSTQTLTLTTTTPGGIIRYTLDGSVPTNASPQYSVPLSIDSTTVVRARTFHPSLLEGNTVTNTFFISDSSSSSLPVISLSFPPALFFDTVTGIYVKGPNAEANIPFFGSNFWQEREVMVHIEYFDKQRHLGFEQDAGLEIYGNYSRSYPQKSMKLVAHDGYGNGSFNYQLFPSKDIHSFKQFILRNAGTDWNQAHMRDALLHTLALKPTNCDVMAYQPSVVYLNGKYWGVYNIREKINKYYLENNHGADPDSVDLLQYNGLVMNGSNTRFIQDGSFVAFNDMSNAANFATAETLFDLENFADYFAVETWSENWDWLTNNVRYWRENKAGKKWRYILWDLDNGLGGQYSYVANSLDSNIHKSYDYTSILFHSLLNNTGYKNYFINRYADLLNTTFTPQNFVTILNSSRDTVDSEMYRHFRRWGTGFNNPNWGLAGHGDYNTWRNYHLPEILTFCHNRQITARNHIEATFHLKKQVPVTLNVYPPNAGKIILNTITVADMPWAGIYFDSVPVKITAVANPGFQFGFWQSGIIYSSPQNTASLTFNPDTADVFTAYFYGSPDTAKITFSEINYHASDLADDADWVELHNYSAWDFDLSDYRFKDSQDENFFVFPKGTVLHGGEYLVLCQDTTKFKAIHPAVTNYMGPWNFGLSSAGENIRLFDKDMNLYISADYSGGSPWPTSPNGQGRTLELLSPNGNLNDPYNWFAGCPGGSSGGPFVPCDNSGTDTPNNISDGYVAVYPNPVSENLFIEFNPELITSSIVTIELFDLSGRPVFRQNQQTQEQCIIQNTFAPGMYIYKISSSSGYHCAGKIIFE, via the coding sequence ATGACCAAATTAATAAAACTAAAAATTTTCGTCACAGCCATTTTTTGCATAATAGTATTCAATTCAAAGGCACAGGTTGTAATCAATGAAATATCGCCGTCCAACGATTCGGTTGTGAAAGATGAAGACGGTGATTCACCCGACTGGATTGAACTATACAACAGTGGAAGCTCAGTAATCAATCTTGGCGGGTATCGTATCAGCGACAACATTGCACAGCCTGCCAAATGGGTATTTCCATCGGGAGTGAGCATTCAGCCATCCGGTTTTATATTGCTTTTTGCATCAGGCAAAGACCGTAAAAAATTCTTTCATCATTGGGAAACAGTTGTAAATGCTGACAATTTGTGGCATTACACCACACCCTTCACTGAACCGGATTCAAACTGGAGAATACTTCCCGGATTCAACGATGCTTTCTGGAATCAGGGTATTGGAGGTATTGGGTATGGCGATGGCGATGATAATACTATTCTTACTCCGCCTGTAACATCTGTTTATATGAGGCGCGTTTTCACAATAACCGATACTGCAGATATCGCATCGGCAGTGTTCAATATGGATTATGATGATGCCTTTGTTGCCTATATTAACGGAGTTGAAATCGCCCGTTCCAATATCGGAGTAAATGGGACTCCGGTACCCTTCAACACACCAGCACTGTCGGAGCATGAAGCAAAAATGTACACCGGCGGGGCAGCTGATCAGTTTTTTCTTGACGAAGCGTTTCTTAAATCCTTCCTTAGGAACGGCAACAATATACTTGCAATTCAGGTTCACAATGTCACTTCAGGATCGTCTGACATGACCTCACTTGCGTGGCTTTCATTAGGAATAAAAAGCGCGTCTTCCAATTATGGACCTGTTCCTGCCTGGTTCAACCTGAACAGTTCATCGCTGCATACAAATTTTAAACTGGCACAAAATGGAGGAACACTGATGTTGTCTAATCCATCGGGCACACTTCTCGACCAGTTCACCGTGGGACCTATTCATACAGACAATTCATATGGCCGCAAGCCTAACGGCACTTCCACCTATAATTATTTCAAAACACCGACGCCGAACGCATCAAACAACAATGTAGCCGGTTACAACGGATATACGGCAGATCCTGTATTTTCGCCTGATGGCGGATTTTTTCCATCAACACAAACGCTCACTCTTACAACAACGACACCCGGGGGAATTATCCGCTACACACTTGATGGCAGCGTCCCAACGAACGCATCACCACAATATTCAGTACCTCTAAGCATCGATTCCACAACTGTTGTAAGAGCACGAACCTTTCACCCGTCACTGCTTGAAGGCAATACTGTCACAAACACATTCTTCATTTCAGATTCATCTTCATCATCGCTTCCTGTTATTTCGCTGAGCTTCCCTCCTGCCCTATTCTTTGATACCGTTACAGGCATTTACGTAAAAGGCCCCAATGCAGAAGCAAACATTCCATTTTTTGGTTCAAATTTTTGGCAAGAACGCGAAGTGATGGTGCATATTGAATATTTTGATAAGCAGCGGCATTTAGGTTTTGAGCAGGATGCAGGACTTGAAATATATGGAAACTATTCTCGGTCGTATCCGCAAAAAAGCATGAAACTTGTGGCCCATGACGGCTATGGTAACGGCTCATTCAACTATCAGTTGTTCCCGTCGAAAGACATTCATTCATTCAAACAATTCATTTTAAGGAACGCAGGAACAGACTGGAATCAGGCGCACATGCGTGATGCGCTTTTACATACCCTTGCATTGAAACCTACAAACTGCGATGTAATGGCATATCAGCCCAGCGTAGTTTATTTAAATGGTAAATATTGGGGCGTATATAACATCCGAGAAAAGATTAACAAATATTATTTAGAAAATAATCATGGAGCAGACCCTGATTCTGTTGATTTGTTGCAGTACAACGGACTTGTGATGAATGGTTCAAACACACGGTTTATTCAGGATGGATCTTTTGTGGCCTTTAATGATATGAGTAATGCAGCCAATTTTGCAACTGCCGAAACGTTGTTTGATCTGGAGAATTTTGCCGATTATTTTGCAGTTGAAACATGGTCGGAAAACTGGGATTGGCTTACCAATAACGTGCGCTACTGGCGTGAAAATAAAGCAGGTAAAAAATGGCGTTACATCCTTTGGGATCTTGATAACGGATTGGGCGGGCAATACAGCTACGTTGCCAATTCATTAGATTCCAATATCCACAAGTCCTATGATTATACATCAATCCTATTCCACAGCCTGCTTAACAATACCGGCTACAAAAACTATTTCATTAACCGATATGCCGACCTTCTGAATACAACCTTCACTCCACAAAATTTCGTGACCATCCTGAACAGTTCGCGTGATACGGTTGACAGCGAAATGTACCGTCATTTCAGGCGTTGGGGAACAGGATTCAACAACCCGAACTGGGGACTGGCAGGTCACGGCGACTATAATACATGGAGAAATTATCACCTTCCGGAGATACTCACTTTTTGCCACAACAGGCAAATTACAGCACGCAATCACATTGAAGCAACCTTTCATCTAAAAAAACAGGTTCCCGTTACCTTGAATGTATATCCTCCAAATGCGGGGAAAATTATTTTAAATACTATAACAGTTGCAGACATGCCATGGGCAGGAATATATTTCGACAGCGTTCCTGTAAAGATTACCGCTGTTGCGAATCCCGGTTTCCAGTTTGGTTTCTGGCAATCAGGAATTATCTATTCATCCCCGCAAAATACTGCATCGCTGACCTTCAACCCTGATACTGCCGACGTATTTACAGCCTATTTCTATGGTTCACCTGATACCGCAAAAATAACCTTCAGTGAAATAAATTACCATGCATCTGACCTGGCTGATGACGCCGATTGGGTTGAACTTCATAATTACAGCGCATGGGATTTCGACCTGTCGGATTACCGTTTTAAAGACAGTCAGGACGAAAACTTTTTTGTTTTCCCGAAAGGAACCGTGCTGCACGGAGGCGAATATCTGGTACTTTGTCAGGATACAACAAAATTCAAAGCAATACACCCAGCAGTCACCAATTATATGGGACCCTGGAATTTCGGGCTCAGTTCTGCGGGTGAGAATATACGGTTGTTTGATAAAGACATGAATCTATACATCAGCGCGGACTACTCAGGAGGAAGTCCCTGGCCGACTTCACCCAACGGGCAGGGCCGTACACTTGAATTACTCTCACCCAACGGCAATCTCAACGACCCGTATAACTGGTTTGCAGGTTGTCCGGGAGGTTCGTCGGGCGGACCGTTTGTTCCATGCGATAACAGCGGCACTGACACACCCAATAATATTTCTGACGGCTATGTCGCAGTGTATCCAAATCCTGTGTCCGAAAATTTGTTTATTGAATTCAATCCGGAATTAATAACGTCATCCATCGTAACAATTGAACTTTTCGACCTTTCGGGAAGACCCGTTTTCAGGCAGAATCAACAAACACAGGAGCAATGCATTATTCAAAATACTTTTGCACCCGGAATGTATATCTACAAAATTTCTTCATCATCAGGTTATCATTGTGCAGGTAAAATAATTTTCGAATAA
- a CDS encoding glycine-rich protein, which yields MTYKTTVVFFAAFLISTLFATLTDAQGVSINTSGAAADSSAMIDVASTTKGALIPRMSTLQRNAIIAPATGLIIFNTDCNEIQYYTGSAWISVLNSLSTLIPGPISGPSTFCAGQTGVSYSITSVSGATSYLWSVPPGSTINSGQGTNSIVVTFGSNSGIVSVSVTNGCNISPSSNLVVTGAILPLTPGAISGSANICSGQSALIYSVAPVPGTTTYNWSLPTGTTITAGSGTNSITVTAGNTSGTVSVTSTNSCGTSAASNLSISITSAPATPGSVSGPVNVTPGQTGLNYSIAAVSGATSYTWTAPTGSVITSGQGSTSITVTFGSTSGSICVTAGNICGNSTSSCLSVSTACYTPGSITLNYTGGMQTWTVPCGVTSIVVLADGARGGNGWNQDGGGTVKGYGGYGGRTQATLTVTPGSTLNIFIGGTGMDATPSAYGTGGYNGGGTGFRTMGYAGGGGGGATDIRLGGTALSDRILVAGGGGAGSGWCTAGTGGGGAGGGTTGGSGSMCSGYPVGTGGTQSGGGSLNGTLGTGGTATNYAGSGGGGGYYGGGASDGSGAGGGSNYVTPTGSSAITHTQGVQTGNGQVSITW from the coding sequence ATGACATATAAAACAACGGTTGTTTTTTTTGCGGCATTTCTTATTTCGACATTATTTGCCACGCTTACAGATGCTCAGGGAGTCAGCATCAATACATCAGGCGCAGCGGCTGATTCATCAGCCATGATTGATGTTGCAAGCACAACAAAGGGCGCACTGATACCGCGCATGAGCACACTTCAAAGAAACGCAATAATTGCACCCGCAACAGGGCTTATCATTTTCAATACCGATTGTAACGAAATACAGTACTATACAGGTTCTGCATGGATAAGCGTTCTAAACAGTCTGTCAACATTAATACCGGGGCCGATAAGCGGCCCGTCAACATTTTGTGCAGGACAGACAGGCGTGTCCTATTCGATAACCTCTGTGTCAGGTGCAACAAGCTATTTGTGGTCGGTTCCTCCGGGTTCTACAATAAATTCGGGACAGGGAACCAATTCAATTGTGGTGACTTTCGGCAGTAATTCAGGCATCGTAAGCGTTTCCGTGACAAACGGCTGCAACATCAGTCCTTCATCAAATCTTGTAGTTACGGGTGCCATACTACCTTTAACTCCGGGAGCCATTTCCGGAAGTGCAAATATTTGTTCAGGCCAATCAGCTCTAATATATTCAGTCGCGCCTGTTCCGGGTACAACGACCTATAACTGGTCACTTCCCACAGGAACAACAATCACAGCCGGGTCCGGAACTAATTCCATCACAGTAACCGCCGGAAACACTTCAGGCACGGTAAGTGTTACATCGACCAACAGTTGCGGTACAAGCGCTGCGTCGAATTTAAGTATCAGCATCACTTCAGCTCCGGCAACACCGGGCTCGGTGAGCGGACCGGTAAATGTAACACCGGGTCAGACCGGTCTTAATTATTCCATCGCAGCAGTTAGCGGTGCAACTTCATACACATGGACTGCACCGACCGGCTCTGTTATAACATCAGGACAGGGAAGTACTTCAATAACCGTAACATTTGGAAGCACATCAGGGAGTATTTGTGTAACTGCAGGCAATATCTGCGGAAACAGCACTTCAAGCTGCCTCTCTGTATCAACGGCATGCTATACGCCGGGCAGTATAACGCTGAATTACACCGGTGGAATGCAAACATGGACCGTGCCCTGCGGTGTTACATCCATTGTAGTGCTGGCCGATGGTGCCCGTGGTGGAAACGGATGGAATCAGGACGGCGGTGGAACTGTGAAAGGATATGGTGGTTATGGTGGCAGAACTCAGGCAACACTCACCGTTACACCGGGAAGTACATTGAACATTTTTATTGGAGGTACAGGAATGGATGCCACTCCGTCTGCATATGGAACCGGCGGATATAATGGTGGTGGCACGGGCTTCAGAACAATGGGATATGCCGGTGGCGGTGGCGGTGGCGCAACCGATATTCGGCTTGGCGGAACGGCACTCTCCGACCGTATTCTGGTTGCAGGCGGTGGCGGAGCCGGGAGCGGCTGGTGTACCGCAGGAACAGGGGGTGGTGGAGCCGGGGGCGGCACAACAGGAGGAAGCGGAAGTATGTGTTCGGGATATCCTGTTGGAACCGGCGGCACTCAAAGTGGGGGTGGAAGCCTGAACGGAACACTTGGTACCGGCGGAACAGCCACAAATTACGCAGGCTCCGGTGGTGGTGGCGGATACTATGGCGGCGGTGCATCAGACGGCTCAGGCGCAGGTGGTGGCAGCAATTATGTTACCCCGACAGGCAGTTCAGCCATTACTCATACTCAAGGTGTACAAACAGGCAACGGTCAGGTAAGTATTACCTGGTAA
- a CDS encoding M48 family metallopeptidase, producing MKRTITSFLILFITFQIYGQQAVFDDYKPIRSSGTIPQDFLQLFSAQYQQDISKLNTDEKRSVRRSKEKFLLLSNYYIYDLLTGGKVMFGDPISEYVNKVADHVLVAYPDLRKELRFYVIKSPYVNAFSTDKGIILINLGLLAQLENEAQLAYVLAHEIVHYVKKHNMDLYVFQVDVDKNTRTLNKNNFGDKTLSMSHHSRESELEADKEGLQTYYASSNYSLSAVKNAFDVMLYSYLPFDVAPFNKDFFEKDFFHFPKEYQLDTFAAIDAEKYFKNDTELHPSIEKRLETADEILQGIDNKGRQDFIEPKEDFMYVRNLARFESIRLKLLAADYTDAIYDCFLLQKEFPNNSFLNTSIAAGLYNLSHRKTHSQSDNQSGYKKIQGEPQQLYFFLQKLNKKELNVLALSWCWRTKTKYPESSFLKMATYDLLYDMVSTNEIRRNFFSTKIMDTTVVNASEPVADTNRSSKYGKIKTKKSREEAINYLRYAFVDLMNDTSFVRYFAWIENRVDEEKNQPESKKERFRKCRENCVDKVVVADPYYLYFDARGKGNVKFFRTEELNQSINDAIIKGAQKNGLKAELLSPMNFGPDDVDKMNDLSLINEWLSERFALEDDFESAPLESDEIKKVMQKYETPYLSWAGMVTVHLKKSFTATDLLLFITVYGIPIEIYRLIRPQYTTYYYQVLYDTDDGTPRLTQSARLKNNYRKDILNSRIYDSYYQIKNTKK from the coding sequence ATGAAAAGAACTATTACTTCATTTCTCATTCTATTCATCACATTTCAGATTTACGGTCAACAGGCTGTATTCGATGACTACAAGCCTATCCGTTCATCAGGAACCATACCTCAGGACTTTCTGCAATTATTCTCAGCGCAATATCAGCAGGATATTTCAAAACTCAATACTGACGAAAAGCGTTCTGTACGCCGGTCAAAAGAAAAATTCCTGCTGCTTTCAAACTATTACATCTATGATTTACTCACCGGTGGTAAAGTCATGTTTGGAGATCCTATAAGCGAGTATGTGAATAAAGTTGCCGATCATGTGTTGGTTGCTTATCCTGACCTGCGTAAAGAATTGCGTTTTTATGTAATCAAATCACCTTATGTAAATGCCTTTTCGACCGACAAAGGTATTATCCTTATAAATCTTGGATTGCTTGCTCAGCTCGAAAACGAAGCACAACTTGCATACGTGCTGGCGCATGAAATTGTACATTACGTAAAGAAACACAACATGGATCTGTACGTATTTCAAGTGGATGTGGACAAGAATACCCGAACCTTGAACAAAAATAATTTTGGAGATAAAACATTAAGCATGAGCCATCATTCGCGCGAGTCGGAACTTGAGGCGGATAAAGAAGGTTTGCAAACGTATTATGCATCAAGCAATTACTCATTGAGTGCTGTTAAGAATGCGTTTGATGTAATGCTCTACTCCTACCTGCCTTTTGATGTAGCCCCTTTTAATAAAGACTTTTTTGAAAAAGATTTTTTCCATTTCCCAAAAGAATATCAACTTGACACATTTGCTGCAATAGATGCTGAAAAATATTTTAAGAACGACACCGAACTTCATCCCAGCATAGAAAAACGGCTTGAAACAGCCGATGAAATCCTGCAGGGAATTGATAACAAGGGACGTCAGGATTTTATCGAGCCTAAGGAAGATTTTATGTACGTCAGGAATCTGGCTCGTTTCGAAAGTATCAGACTTAAATTACTTGCAGCCGATTATACCGACGCCATTTATGACTGCTTTCTGCTTCAAAAAGAATTTCCCAACAATAGTTTTCTGAATACATCCATTGCTGCCGGACTTTATAACTTATCGCACCGCAAAACACACTCGCAATCAGATAACCAAAGCGGATATAAAAAAATTCAAGGCGAACCGCAACAGTTGTACTTCTTTCTGCAAAAGCTGAATAAAAAAGAATTAAACGTTCTTGCGCTCAGCTGGTGCTGGCGTACAAAAACAAAATATCCGGAAAGTAGTTTTCTGAAAATGGCGACGTATGATTTATTATACGACATGGTTTCAACAAATGAGATACGCAGAAATTTCTTCAGCACCAAAATAATGGATACGACTGTTGTCAATGCTTCAGAACCTGTTGCAGACACAAACCGTTCATCAAAATACGGCAAGATTAAAACCAAAAAAAGTCGCGAGGAAGCCATCAATTATCTGCGCTATGCCTTTGTTGACCTGATGAACGATACAAGCTTCGTACGTTATTTCGCGTGGATTGAAAATCGGGTTGATGAAGAAAAAAATCAACCCGAATCTAAAAAAGAGCGGTTCAGAAAATGTCGCGAAAATTGCGTTGACAAGGTGGTTGTAGCGGATCCTTATTACCTGTATTTCGATGCCAGAGGCAAAGGCAACGTCAAATTTTTCAGAACAGAAGAACTGAACCAAAGCATCAATGACGCCATTATAAAAGGTGCTCAAAAAAACGGGTTGAAAGCCGAACTCCTCAGCCCCATGAATTTCGGACCGGATGACGTGGACAAAATGAATGACCTTTCTTTGATTAACGAATGGCTCTCTGAAAGGTTTGCACTGGAAGATGATTTTGAATCGGCACCTCTCGAAAGCGATGAAATAAAAAAAGTAATGCAAAAATATGAAACGCCCTATCTGTCGTGGGCCGGCATGGTCACTGTTCATCTTAAAAAGAGTTTTACGGCTACGGATCTGCTGCTGTTTATCACTGTTTATGGAATCCCCATTGAAATATACAGACTCATAAGACCACAGTATACCACCTACTATTATCAGGTGTTGTATGATACCGATGACGGAACACCCCGCCTTACTCAATCAGCCAGACTCAAAAATAATTACAGGAAGGATATTTTAAACTCCCGTATTTACGATTCGTATTATCAAATAAAAAATACAAAAAAATAA
- a CDS encoding ATP-binding protein: MITEEILRSVIVANRHNIDKSKPIKRTKTLPLNSARVVVVTGVRRCGKSTLLQHYLKKEKNKIFLNFEDTRLEGFTLSDFRKLEDIAISDKTDCYVFDEIQNIEGWEKYVRSAQEKGFRIFITGSNASMLSREFGTRLTGRNIQVELFPFNYTEFLHFTKQKSGADSFNEYLKSGGFPEFLAFADNEYLRSLFRDIVIRDIAVRRSIRNEHVILRLALYLLSNVGKEVSYNNATGLLSIKSVRTTINYCDYLRESYLLDVIPRFSYSIKQQQNSPKKVYCIDTGMAGANSLSFSEDYGRMLENAVFLKLRQSTSDILYYKEAQTECDFLIKKNEKICLAVQVCWHLTEDNMEREINGLSVAMKATGAKQGVIITFDQQDSFGKIKAIPAWKWMNQELIF, translated from the coding sequence ATGATAACGGAAGAAATACTCAGATCAGTTATTGTAGCCAATCGCCACAATATTGATAAAAGCAAACCTATTAAAAGGACAAAAACGCTCCCGTTGAACAGCGCAAGAGTGGTCGTGGTAACAGGCGTACGCCGATGTGGCAAAAGCACCTTGCTACAGCATTATCTGAAAAAAGAGAAAAATAAAATATTTCTCAATTTTGAAGATACCCGTTTAGAAGGGTTTACTCTTTCTGATTTCCGAAAACTTGAGGATATAGCTATTTCGGATAAAACAGACTGTTATGTTTTTGATGAAATACAAAATATTGAAGGTTGGGAAAAGTATGTGCGTTCTGCGCAGGAAAAAGGATTTCGAATATTTATTACCGGCTCAAACGCATCCATGCTCAGCCGCGAATTTGGCACGCGACTTACAGGAAGGAATATACAGGTGGAACTTTTTCCATTCAATTACACGGAATTTCTGCATTTCACAAAACAAAAATCCGGTGCTGACAGCTTCAATGAATATCTGAAAAGCGGCGGATTCCCGGAATTTCTTGCCTTTGCAGATAACGAATACTTAAGGTCGTTGTTCAGAGATATTGTTATTCGTGATATCGCTGTGCGAAGAAGCATCAGAAATGAGCATGTTATTCTAAGGCTGGCATTGTATTTATTGAGCAATGTCGGTAAGGAAGTAAGTTACAACAATGCAACAGGGCTATTATCTATAAAATCAGTCCGTACAACCATAAACTATTGTGATTACCTCCGAGAAAGTTACCTGCTTGATGTTATTCCGCGGTTTTCTTATTCAATAAAGCAGCAACAAAACAGCCCTAAAAAAGTCTATTGTATTGATACGGGTATGGCCGGGGCAAACAGTCTTTCGTTCAGTGAAGACTACGGCCGCATGCTTGAAAATGCAGTATTTTTGAAGCTCAGACAGTCAACTTCAGATATATTATATTACAAAGAAGCACAGACGGAATGTGATTTCTTAATAAAAAAGAATGAGAAAATTTGTCTTGCCGTGCAGGTTTGCTGGCACCTTACTGAAGACAATATGGAAAGAGAAATCAATGGATTGAGCGTTGCAATGAAAGCCACGGGTGCCAAACAAGGAGTAATCATCACATTTGACCAGCAAGACTCTTTTGGCAAAATCAAGGCTATTCCAGCATGGAAATGGATGAATCAGGAATTAATATTTTAA